A portion of the Platichthys flesus chromosome 7, fPlaFle2.1, whole genome shotgun sequence genome contains these proteins:
- the mrgbp gene encoding MRG/MORF4L-binding protein, protein MGEADVTLNQTDEKPPDSALVPGEDSVVWSHEVEVCLFHAMIGHKPVGVNRHFHMICIRDKFSQNIGRQVSSSVIWDHLGTMYDMQALHESEILPFPNTEKSFSLPDDIIQEVKEGKLGSEEESRDEFRMEREPPATHEEGSNSSVKMSERTSSSRDKERERDKEKGGSEGGAGGGGGAKEAEKRKRSRAAEKLLSSSNPASPGGVKRRRT, encoded by the exons ATGGGGGAGGCGGACGTGACGCTGAATCAGACCGATGAGAAGCCCCCGGACTCGGCGCTGGTCCCCGGGGAGGACTCGGTGGTGTGGAGCCACGAGGTGGAGGTCTGCCTGTTCCACGCGATGATCGGACACAAGCCCGTGG GTGTGAACCGTCACTTCCACATGATCTGCATCCGAGACAAGTTCAGTCAGAACATCGGACGCcaggtctcctcctctgtcatctGGGACCATCTGGGGACCATGTACGACATGCAGGCTctg cACGAGTCGGAGATTTTACCATTtccaaacacagagaagagtTTCTCTctgcctgatgacatcatccagGAAGTGAAAGAAG ggaaGCTGGGctcggaggaggagagcagagatgagttcaggatggagagagaaccTCCAGCGACACATGAAGAAG gcaGCAACTCGTCGGTGAAGATGTCCGAGCGAACGAGCAGCAGCCGGgacaaggagagagagcgagacaagGAGAAAGGAGGGAGCGAAGGAggggcaggtggaggaggaggagcgaagGAGgcggagaagaggaagaggagccgtgCGGCTGAGAAACTGCTGTCGTCTTCCAACCCTGCGAGTCCGGGAGGAGTCAAGAGGAGACGCACctga